A genomic stretch from Georgenia muralis includes:
- a CDS encoding phospholipase D family protein, translating to MLGPDDGVTLLEALAPPAGFQLDVAVGTSYTLDLHALLAVPAAFALHRDSGDGAGLTDHTALALLEALRSYAGRITVFTDAGHIALPPTAAGGVFGFLEKTVVPVCAPRGGAFHPKLWALRFADEDGTLLHRLLVASRNLTFDRSWDALVRLDESDGPGVSLAPLTGVVEALVDMPATRVQPSADRADTLRDLARTIGAAQFDLPAGFDTMTLHPFGFRPGSTREWPFPRTSRRTLVVSPFLTAGALRRLEDATREFTVVSRSDELDRTYATRLEPQRPPAFEVNPHLVDVSDDADVLSGLHAKVFAFDVARSRSHVFAGSANATTAAVTQNTEVLLEMVGSTYEVGVRRWLSDDSDPTFQRLLTPHVWGEEPPERSAVLVALDAIRAELARLTVTCAVTADEDGWFTVHYTSDDPLPSHEGAVLWVRPLSEANWTSPETDHLDHTARTPLAGLSSLLGVRVTVGDESIELVLPCAMTGLPADRDDRLLALLIANPDRLVRYLLMLLTDRPDDRFDGALREMQREVRQRDSYSLSTVPLLELLLRAQVRHPERLVAISRLLDVVRSSPELRDDALLELWDRLAELPSLDGPQ from the coding sequence ATGCTCGGTCCTGACGATGGCGTCACCCTGCTCGAGGCACTCGCGCCCCCTGCGGGCTTCCAACTCGACGTCGCGGTGGGCACGTCGTACACGCTCGACCTCCACGCGCTTCTCGCCGTGCCTGCGGCTTTCGCGCTGCACCGTGACTCGGGCGACGGCGCCGGCCTCACCGACCACACCGCCCTCGCACTGCTCGAAGCCCTCCGCTCCTATGCGGGGCGGATCACCGTATTCACCGACGCTGGACACATCGCCCTTCCCCCGACGGCGGCGGGCGGCGTGTTCGGATTCCTGGAGAAGACGGTGGTTCCGGTCTGCGCTCCTCGCGGCGGTGCGTTCCACCCGAAGCTCTGGGCGCTCCGGTTCGCGGATGAGGACGGCACGCTGCTGCACCGGCTCCTCGTCGCGAGTCGCAACCTCACGTTCGACCGCTCGTGGGACGCGCTCGTCCGACTCGACGAGTCCGACGGTCCCGGAGTGTCGCTGGCCCCGCTGACGGGCGTGGTCGAGGCCCTCGTCGACATGCCCGCCACCCGTGTCCAGCCCTCGGCCGACCGGGCCGACACGCTCCGCGACCTGGCGCGCACGATCGGTGCCGCCCAGTTCGACCTGCCCGCCGGTTTCGACACGATGACGTTGCACCCGTTCGGGTTCCGCCCAGGCTCCACCAGAGAGTGGCCGTTTCCGAGGACGTCCAGGCGAACGCTCGTCGTCTCCCCGTTCCTCACGGCCGGGGCCCTTCGCCGGCTCGAGGACGCGACCCGCGAGTTTACGGTCGTCTCCCGAAGCGACGAACTGGACCGGACTTACGCCACACGACTCGAGCCCCAGCGACCACCGGCCTTCGAGGTGAACCCCCACCTCGTCGACGTCTCGGACGACGCTGACGTCTTGTCCGGCCTGCACGCCAAGGTCTTCGCCTTCGACGTCGCGAGAAGCCGCAGCCACGTCTTCGCGGGCAGCGCGAACGCCACCACGGCTGCCGTTACCCAGAACACCGAGGTCCTGCTCGAGATGGTCGGCTCGACGTACGAGGTGGGCGTGCGCCGATGGCTGAGCGACGACAGCGACCCGACCTTCCAGCGGTTGCTCACGCCACACGTCTGGGGCGAGGAGCCGCCCGAGCGGTCGGCAGTACTGGTCGCCCTGGACGCCATTCGGGCGGAACTCGCGCGCCTCACGGTCACGTGCGCGGTGACCGCCGATGAGGATGGCTGGTTCACCGTCCATTACACGAGCGATGACCCGCTTCCCTCGCACGAGGGCGCCGTGCTCTGGGTGCGGCCACTCAGCGAGGCCAACTGGACCTCCCCTGAGACGGATCACCTCGACCACACGGCTCGTACCCCGTTGGCCGGTCTGAGCTCGCTCCTCGGTGTCCGCGTCACGGTTGGCGACGAGTCGATCGAGCTCGTGCTGCCCTGCGCGATGACCGGACTGCCCGCCGACCGCGACGACCGCCTCCTCGCACTCCTGATCGCCAACCCCGACCGCCTCGTCAGATACCTGCTCATGCTCCTCACCGACCGACCTGATGACCGGTTCGACGGTGCGCTGCGGGAGATGCAGCGTGAGGTTCGGCAGCGCGACAGCTACTCACTCAGCACGGTTCCGCTCCTAGAGCTCCTCCTGCGAGCACAAGTGCGTCACCCCGAGCGCCTTGTCGCCATCAGTCGGCTTCTCGACGTGGTGCGAAGCTCACCCGAGCTCCGCGATGACGCACTCCTGGAGTTGTGGGATCGCCTCGCCGAACTGCCGAGCCTGGACGGACCACAATGA
- a CDS encoding DUF6361 family protein — translation MSPSTFTWLQFDDEQSRRARELVRALSEPGTLDSLGIGTIRDGFANILLPGTSTIQTRARYFLLVPWAVRRVEASSPRNRENYDKRLRDVEVATIDALKLGDPSARGIIGVERGRKTRNLASTIYWSGLAMWGIRVAADLTRADVRDLALAPRSVRRNDDGESTPLTIWDDIPDPPSGFPHEPLSILPTPEEADYILSKMATTRSRTAAEKIQNTPGRPTLLAEVARSPHTAELEHLWDIPSMLLGEELTALVELAHGFATAIQGARLRYLDLLFERKAAMGDEPPAGRAELDRHIAEWLADMHRDAARMQAWQARIPAMFERLGEYGVNVRPSTQEFVATWSTAAVEDAHAALANTALADLITQREARLKKSSARLTNDSPLHAWNGELLGIDLLDFRWGVARGHILDCLDGKEAGHARS, via the coding sequence GTGAGTCCATCGACCTTCACCTGGCTACAGTTCGACGACGAGCAGTCCCGCCGCGCACGCGAATTGGTCCGCGCACTCTCCGAGCCGGGGACCCTCGACTCACTGGGTATCGGAACAATCCGCGACGGGTTCGCGAACATCCTGTTGCCTGGAACGTCGACCATTCAGACCCGCGCCCGCTACTTCCTCCTCGTCCCGTGGGCGGTTCGCCGCGTTGAAGCGAGCAGTCCCCGTAACAGGGAGAACTACGACAAGCGCTTGCGCGATGTCGAGGTTGCGACGATCGACGCCCTGAAGCTCGGCGACCCGTCCGCCCGCGGAATCATCGGCGTTGAGCGAGGCCGGAAGACCCGCAACCTCGCATCGACGATCTACTGGTCAGGTCTGGCGATGTGGGGAATCAGAGTCGCCGCCGACCTCACCAGAGCCGACGTTCGCGACCTCGCCCTCGCCCCGCGCTCTGTGCGTCGCAACGACGACGGAGAGAGCACCCCCCTCACGATCTGGGATGACATCCCCGACCCGCCGAGCGGTTTCCCCCATGAGCCGCTGTCGATCTTGCCGACCCCCGAAGAGGCCGACTACATCCTGAGCAAGATGGCCACGACGCGGAGCAGAACGGCGGCGGAGAAAATCCAAAACACGCCGGGCCGGCCGACGCTGCTTGCGGAGGTAGCCCGAAGTCCTCACACCGCCGAGCTCGAGCACCTCTGGGACATCCCGAGCATGCTCCTCGGCGAGGAGCTGACGGCACTCGTCGAGCTCGCACACGGGTTCGCCACCGCGATCCAGGGCGCGCGGCTCCGTTATCTCGACCTCCTTTTCGAGCGCAAGGCAGCGATGGGCGACGAGCCACCCGCCGGCCGGGCGGAGCTGGACAGACACATCGCGGAGTGGTTGGCCGACATGCACCGCGATGCGGCGCGGATGCAGGCCTGGCAAGCGCGTATCCCTGCAATGTTCGAGCGCCTTGGCGAGTACGGCGTCAATGTCCGGCCGAGCACCCAGGAGTTCGTCGCGACATGGTCGACGGCCGCCGTCGAGGACGCCCATGCTGCCCTTGCGAATACAGCACTCGCGGACCTCATCACGCAGCGCGAGGCGCGGCTCAAGAAGTCGTCCGCTCGTCTCACCAATGACTCCCCCCTCCACGCGTGGAACGGGGAGCTGCTCGGCATCGACCTGCTCGACTTCCGGTGGGGTGTAGCACGCGGCCACATCCTCGACTGCCTCGATGGCAAGGAGGCCGGCCATGCTCGGTCCTGA
- a CDS encoding phosphodiester glycosidase family protein — protein MHVPLRPLAALVTAGLCLTGLTALPAVATPIAEPVGTTTGDTGGLDLDADGSVLHEVSTRAVAPGLDLTSFQRLEDKGWTSGNILVADLTEPTLSMEVLDSGSTTSPATVLDQVAGTGAVAAVNGNHFDMNYTNAPVLTTITGGEVVNGYREANPAFTLADGVAAIEYLSAAGILTIGGAAHELAGLNRATVPAGAIGVYNERWGSASLDRPAGLPGETNVASAVVVDGVVTAVTDTVGEPTLPDGGQILLGRGAGADVVRTLEVGQAVEISIEPSSDVDLAIAGNVPLVLDGELANFPDEPVAARTVLGLTEDGSELLVATVDGRSATARGLTRVEMAELMIDLGAHSAVNIDGGGSTTMVARPAGGTEPELVNVPSDGSPRVVANSLSFFSSADTEELTDVAVRPVLDGDDAHHVLPGLQRTVEGVGLSDQLAGTDAQGRFTVTSPGSLPNGDDANAVIAEQTRTGAVLTGVTPGPATLSYKASGLTGAANLTVLGPLDHVTASTSQIAMEGEGDTATIALTGHDADGFAAPIEVADVTATIGEGFTIAPAGLGASRSPSPRPPAPARPWPSSRWPAPWSRYLSPWA, from the coding sequence GTGCACGTACCGCTACGCCCACTCGCCGCGCTGGTAACCGCCGGCCTGTGCCTGACCGGCCTCACCGCCCTGCCCGCCGTGGCCACGCCCATCGCCGAACCGGTCGGCACCACCACCGGCGACACCGGTGGCCTCGACCTCGACGCCGACGGCTCGGTCCTCCACGAGGTCTCCACCCGCGCCGTCGCGCCGGGTCTGGACCTCACGAGCTTCCAGCGTCTGGAGGACAAGGGCTGGACGTCGGGAAACATCCTCGTAGCCGACCTCACCGAGCCGACCCTCAGCATGGAGGTCCTCGACTCCGGCTCGACGACGTCTCCCGCGACGGTCCTCGACCAGGTCGCCGGTACGGGTGCGGTCGCCGCCGTCAACGGCAACCACTTCGACATGAACTACACCAACGCCCCGGTCCTCACCACGATCACCGGCGGCGAGGTGGTCAACGGCTACCGCGAGGCCAACCCGGCGTTCACCCTCGCCGACGGCGTCGCCGCCATCGAGTACCTCTCCGCCGCCGGAATCCTCACGATCGGCGGTGCCGCCCACGAGCTCGCCGGCCTCAACCGCGCGACGGTCCCCGCCGGCGCCATCGGCGTCTACAACGAGCGGTGGGGGAGCGCGTCCCTCGACCGGCCCGCCGGCCTGCCCGGCGAGACGAACGTCGCCTCCGCCGTCGTCGTCGACGGGGTCGTCACCGCGGTGACCGACACCGTCGGCGAGCCCACCCTCCCCGACGGCGGGCAGATCCTCCTCGGCCGCGGGGCGGGAGCCGACGTCGTCCGTACGCTCGAGGTCGGCCAGGCCGTCGAGATCTCGATCGAGCCCAGCTCCGACGTCGACCTCGCGATCGCCGGGAACGTCCCGCTCGTCCTCGACGGCGAGCTCGCGAACTTCCCCGACGAGCCGGTCGCCGCGCGCACCGTGCTCGGCCTGACCGAGGACGGCTCCGAGCTCCTCGTCGCCACCGTCGACGGCCGCAGCGCCACCGCCCGCGGCCTGACTCGCGTGGAGATGGCCGAGCTCATGATCGACCTGGGCGCCCACAGCGCCGTCAACATCGACGGCGGCGGCTCCACCACGATGGTCGCCCGCCCCGCCGGCGGCACCGAGCCGGAGCTCGTCAACGTCCCCTCGGATGGCTCCCCACGCGTCGTCGCCAACTCCCTGTCGTTCTTCTCCTCCGCCGACACCGAGGAGCTCACCGACGTCGCCGTCCGGCCCGTCCTCGACGGCGACGACGCCCATCACGTCCTGCCCGGCCTGCAGCGCACCGTCGAGGGCGTGGGCCTGAGCGACCAGCTCGCCGGCACCGACGCGCAGGGCAGGTTCACCGTCACCTCGCCCGGCTCCCTGCCCAACGGCGACGACGCCAACGCCGTCATCGCCGAGCAGACCAGGACCGGCGCCGTCCTCACCGGCGTCACGCCCGGCCCCGCCACCCTCAGCTACAAGGCCTCGGGCCTGACCGGCGCCGCGAACCTCACCGTCCTCGGCCCGCTGGACCACGTGACCGCCTCCACGTCGCAGATCGCCATGGAGGGCGAGGGCGACACCGCCACCATCGCCCTGACCGGCCACGACGCCGACGGCTTCGCCGCCCCCATCGAGGTCGCCGACGTCACCGCGACCATCGGCGAGGGCTTCACCATCGCCCCCGCCGGGCTCGGCGCGTCGCGTTCACCGTCACCGCGACCACCGGCTCCGGCTCGGCCCTGGCCCAGCTCGAGGTGGCCGGCACCGTGGTCCAGGTACCTGTCACCGTGGGCCTGA
- a CDS encoding helicase-related protein, whose amino-acid sequence MIDVELEMSRLRSFQRATADYAFERLFGAGAESGSRFLVADEVGLGKTMVARGVIAQTIEHLQVSGDERVDIVYICSNGAIAAQNLRKLAPAGAPVEHRSERLPLLAFRLSRREHHPVNLIALTPGTAFAKGWATGQVEERAAVLRALQQLWGGRRVMGRGIGRIFAAGIGPGSYESKDARIRALAAEQGNLSPEALEIFGREVGKVNARRSQRGDADLDTALHHVAERFARTDDPGRAAVGVRNELISELRSALAMTGAHLLHPDIVVLDEFQRFRDILHGTGEADYAAEVARQLFEYHDERFDRTTRILLLSATPYVMHTTSAEATAGGNHHYKDFLETYGFLAAGLPGVDPEQAKTDLGRELSALRTTLLDAPTSGVRPAVAAAHHVSERLREVMVRTERLASTPDRDGMLRQVDEDLAVPSRVALAQYVATDRVAQHVVAVSGRQIGDVVEYWKAAPYTLSYLGAHTYQLAEQLRALAGDASAVPDTELLSMLQHSEAVLPWDEMRTYQPLDPAHEGLARLWHDFFDEAQAHLLLWMPASLPYYTSGGIFESAAARRLTKRLIFSSWTLVPTAIATLTSYECERRLHDAARDAGAVVHDYDDELRNTTRLRFGVGTQSMAHLQFVVPSPALARLADPWAESVRLRREGRVPTLETILADVTTRIRAALEPLIGHLPVGRGAGSTAWYTLAPALLDGDGTLSMEGLRDEDDEGTTALDRHLVELERLFSVAQNPDTTPDDLPPLPADLAEVLALRSVAGPSTVLIRAFERSFASAGPDALVAAAAYAAEGFRSLFNSTEANQALDAFDGPGEYWLTVLRYCAVGNLQAVVDELCSVLVENRGYDRAPDQAGALADLARDVRTTLGLSALYRPAVVTDQQDGDGPRWRQLRLRGRFALRYGTTSTEEKAEQRSADVGLAFNSPFWPFILASTSVGQEGLDFHQYAHAVSHWNLPGNPVDLEQREGRIHRYKGHAVRKNVARALPFPVGEGHPWTQLFAAAAALPESIDADMVPYWVFAPVSLDGEWALIERHLPLTPFTREKSVIGSLLSSVVHYRLAFGQPRQDELVQILKDLDPETRAALGQVRVDLTPPRI is encoded by the coding sequence ATGATCGACGTCGAGCTGGAGATGTCCCGGCTGCGTTCCTTCCAGCGGGCGACTGCTGACTATGCGTTCGAACGGCTCTTCGGAGCCGGAGCGGAGAGCGGCAGCCGGTTCCTCGTGGCGGACGAGGTCGGGTTAGGCAAGACGATGGTCGCGCGTGGCGTGATCGCCCAGACGATCGAGCACCTCCAGGTGAGCGGCGACGAACGCGTCGACATTGTCTACATCTGCTCGAACGGTGCGATCGCCGCGCAGAACCTGCGCAAGCTCGCGCCTGCGGGGGCGCCCGTCGAGCACCGGTCCGAGCGCCTGCCTCTCCTCGCGTTCCGGCTCTCCCGGCGCGAGCATCACCCAGTCAACCTCATCGCGCTCACTCCCGGAACCGCCTTCGCCAAGGGATGGGCAACAGGCCAGGTCGAGGAGCGCGCTGCCGTGCTGCGGGCACTTCAACAGCTCTGGGGCGGCAGACGTGTCATGGGTCGCGGGATCGGACGGATCTTCGCCGCCGGAATCGGGCCGGGCTCGTACGAGTCGAAGGACGCGCGGATCCGCGCCCTCGCCGCGGAGCAGGGCAACTTGTCACCAGAGGCGCTTGAGATCTTCGGCCGCGAGGTGGGCAAGGTCAACGCACGGCGCTCCCAGCGCGGCGACGCCGACCTGGACACGGCCCTGCACCATGTCGCGGAACGCTTCGCTCGCACTGACGATCCCGGCAGGGCGGCTGTTGGGGTCCGCAACGAACTGATCAGCGAGCTGCGCAGTGCTCTCGCCATGACAGGCGCACACCTCCTCCACCCTGACATCGTCGTCCTCGATGAGTTCCAGCGGTTCCGCGACATCCTCCATGGCACGGGCGAGGCCGACTACGCCGCTGAGGTCGCACGCCAACTCTTCGAATACCACGACGAACGCTTCGACCGCACCACCCGAATCCTCCTGCTGAGTGCGACCCCCTACGTCATGCACACGACGAGCGCTGAAGCGACGGCCGGTGGCAACCACCACTACAAGGACTTCCTCGAGACCTATGGCTTCCTGGCCGCAGGGCTGCCCGGAGTCGATCCAGAGCAAGCGAAGACCGACCTGGGTCGTGAGCTGTCGGCCCTCCGCACCACCCTGCTTGACGCCCCGACGTCCGGTGTGCGACCAGCCGTCGCGGCGGCACATCACGTCAGTGAGCGACTCCGAGAGGTCATGGTCCGCACCGAGCGGCTCGCCTCCACACCGGACCGCGACGGGATGCTCCGGCAAGTGGACGAGGATCTCGCCGTTCCGAGCCGTGTTGCCTTGGCGCAGTACGTCGCGACGGATCGCGTCGCCCAGCACGTCGTCGCCGTCTCCGGCCGTCAGATCGGCGACGTGGTCGAGTACTGGAAGGCGGCGCCCTACACACTGAGCTACTTGGGAGCCCACACCTACCAGCTCGCGGAACAGCTGCGCGCCCTGGCAGGCGACGCTTCGGCTGTACCCGACACCGAGCTGCTGTCAATGCTTCAGCACTCTGAGGCTGTCCTCCCCTGGGACGAGATGCGCACCTACCAGCCCCTTGACCCCGCTCACGAAGGCTTGGCGCGTCTGTGGCACGACTTCTTCGACGAGGCACAAGCACACCTGTTGCTGTGGATGCCGGCGTCTCTGCCCTACTACACGTCCGGCGGCATCTTCGAGAGCGCAGCAGCGCGGCGCCTGACGAAGCGCTTGATCTTCTCCTCATGGACGCTCGTTCCCACAGCCATCGCAACGCTCACCAGCTACGAATGCGAGCGTCGGCTCCACGACGCCGCCCGCGACGCGGGCGCAGTCGTGCACGACTATGACGACGAGCTCCGCAACACGACTCGCTTGCGGTTCGGAGTCGGCACCCAGTCCATGGCACACCTTCAGTTCGTGGTGCCAAGTCCAGCGCTGGCACGGCTGGCCGACCCGTGGGCCGAGTCCGTCCGTCTGCGTCGTGAGGGCCGCGTGCCCACGCTCGAGACGATTCTCGCGGATGTAACGACCCGTATCCGGGCGGCCCTCGAACCACTCATCGGGCACCTCCCTGTTGGGCGTGGCGCCGGATCGACTGCCTGGTACACCCTGGCGCCGGCTCTCCTCGACGGCGACGGCACCCTCAGCATGGAGGGTCTCCGCGACGAGGACGACGAAGGCACGACTGCGCTCGATCGCCACCTCGTCGAGCTCGAGAGGCTCTTCTCGGTCGCACAGAACCCCGACACCACTCCCGACGACCTCCCGCCGTTGCCGGCCGACCTCGCCGAGGTGCTGGCACTGCGGAGCGTGGCGGGGCCTTCAACGGTTCTGATCCGCGCCTTTGAACGATCGTTCGCGTCGGCGGGTCCAGACGCGCTGGTCGCGGCTGCCGCGTACGCGGCGGAGGGCTTTCGCTCCTTGTTCAACTCGACCGAGGCCAACCAGGCCCTCGACGCCTTCGACGGTCCCGGCGAGTACTGGCTTACGGTCCTGCGGTACTGCGCCGTTGGCAACTTGCAGGCCGTCGTCGACGAGCTCTGTTCCGTTCTCGTGGAGAACCGAGGCTACGACCGCGCTCCCGACCAGGCCGGTGCGCTTGCCGACCTCGCCCGGGACGTCCGTACGACGCTCGGACTCTCGGCGCTCTACCGTCCTGCCGTCGTGACCGACCAGCAGGACGGCGACGGGCCGCGGTGGCGCCAGCTACGCCTTCGCGGGCGGTTCGCCCTGCGGTACGGCACAACGTCCACGGAGGAGAAGGCCGAGCAGCGCTCCGCCGACGTCGGCCTGGCTTTCAACTCTCCGTTCTGGCCGTTCATCCTGGCGTCGACGTCGGTGGGCCAGGAAGGTCTGGACTTCCATCAGTACGCCCATGCGGTGAGTCACTGGAACTTGCCCGGAAACCCGGTCGACCTCGAGCAACGCGAGGGCCGGATCCACCGCTACAAGGGGCACGCGGTCCGCAAGAACGTTGCGCGCGCCTTGCCGTTCCCCGTCGGCGAGGGCCACCCGTGGACGCAGCTCTTCGCTGCGGCGGCTGCGCTCCCCGAGAGCATCGATGCGGACATGGTCCCGTACTGGGTCTTTGCTCCGGTGAGCCTCGACGGGGAGTGGGCGCTGATCGAGCGGCACCTTCCTCTGACGCCGTTCACGCGCGAGAAGTCGGTGATCGGGTCGTTGTTGTCCAGCGTCGTGCACTACCGGCTGGCGTTCGGGCAACCGAGACAGGACGAACTCGTGCAGATCCTCAAAGACCTCGACCCGGAGACAAGGGCGGCTCTCGGACAGGTGCGGGTGGATCTGACGCCGCCGCGGATCTGA
- a CDS encoding metallophosphoesterase family protein, translating to MVQVPVTVGLTTKPVTDLADGASWSFAQARAAGSLTTTTGPDGQAALRLQHDFTRSTATRGSYAVAPSPIEVPGQPQAITMLVDGDATGAWPRLQVRDGDGVVKQLDGPMITWEGWKETTFTVPAGTPFPLTLERVRIMETRSSALYQGDIAFTDIAAVVAPDVEQPAATPVHDPVIVTDGTVEGYAQQIAVMSDAQFVGRAPGSDTVAAARRTLQEIVAAEPDLLVINGDLVDEGAPIDFDLAARVLEEEVGDAVPYLYVPGNHEIMGGSIGAFEAAFGPAQQVSDLGGTRVVTLDTSAGSLRAGGLDQIRLLEDALASATADEDVTGVVVFFHHPTEDPLPDDASQISDRHEAAAVDALLGRFRAESGKSVAAVNAHVGAFHARSFDGVSNVINGNSGKSPSSTPDNGGFTGWTLLGIDPAEGVVGANPAPVTDRLEWLRAEVRARVDGLALDAPAELALGESAVVSGSVSQDGTRSVPVAWPMSADWSGDGVSVVDAAGSGLEAGAEVLRLNPATGELTAVGSGTAVLRLTVNGVTEEVTVTVPEAEAPEAEAPECEVPGEAPTTAPGSSTGKAQAIERGAGNPPWGRCEG from the coding sequence GTGGTCCAGGTACCTGTCACCGTGGGCCTGACCACCAAGCCCGTCACCGACCTCGCCGACGGCGCCTCGTGGTCATTCGCGCAGGCCCGCGCCGCCGGGTCGCTCACCACGACCACCGGCCCCGACGGCCAGGCCGCACTGCGGCTGCAGCACGACTTCACCCGCTCCACCGCCACCCGCGGGTCCTACGCCGTCGCCCCCTCGCCGATCGAGGTGCCCGGCCAGCCGCAGGCCATCACCATGCTCGTCGACGGCGACGCCACCGGCGCGTGGCCGCGCCTGCAGGTGCGCGACGGCGACGGCGTCGTCAAGCAGCTCGACGGGCCGATGATCACCTGGGAGGGGTGGAAGGAGACCACCTTCACCGTCCCGGCCGGCACCCCGTTCCCGCTGACCCTCGAGCGCGTCCGGATCATGGAGACCCGCTCGAGCGCGCTGTACCAGGGCGACATCGCCTTCACCGACATCGCCGCCGTCGTCGCGCCCGACGTCGAGCAGCCCGCCGCCACACCCGTGCACGACCCGGTGATCGTCACCGACGGCACCGTGGAGGGCTACGCCCAGCAGATCGCGGTGATGTCCGACGCGCAGTTCGTCGGGCGGGCACCGGGCTCCGACACGGTCGCCGCGGCGCGGCGCACCCTGCAGGAGATCGTCGCCGCCGAGCCGGACCTGCTCGTCATCAACGGCGACCTCGTCGACGAGGGCGCGCCGATCGACTTCGACCTCGCCGCGCGGGTGCTCGAGGAGGAGGTCGGCGACGCCGTGCCGTACCTCTACGTCCCCGGGAACCACGAGATCATGGGCGGCTCGATCGGGGCGTTCGAGGCCGCGTTCGGCCCGGCCCAGCAGGTCAGCGACCTCGGTGGCACCCGGGTGGTCACCCTCGACACCTCTGCCGGCTCCTTGCGCGCCGGTGGGCTCGACCAGATCCGTCTGCTCGAGGACGCCCTCGCCTCGGCGACGGCGGACGAGGACGTCACCGGCGTCGTCGTCTTCTTCCACCACCCCACCGAGGACCCCCTGCCCGACGACGCCTCGCAGATCTCCGACCGGCACGAGGCCGCGGCGGTCGACGCCCTCCTCGGCCGTTTCCGGGCGGAGTCGGGCAAGTCGGTGGCGGCGGTCAACGCCCACGTGGGCGCCTTCCACGCCCGCAGCTTCGACGGCGTCTCGAACGTCATCAATGGCAACTCCGGCAAGTCGCCGTCGTCGACGCCGGACAACGGCGGGTTCACCGGCTGGACGCTGCTGGGCATCGACCCCGCCGAGGGCGTCGTCGGGGCGAACCCGGCGCCGGTGACCGACCGGCTGGAGTGGCTCCGGGCCGAGGTCCGCGCCCGCGTGGACGGTCTCGCGCTCGACGCACCGGCCGAGCTGGCGCTGGGGGAGAGCGCCGTCGTGAGCGGCAGCGTGTCGCAGGACGGCACCCGCTCGGTGCCGGTCGCGTGGCCGATGAGCGCGGACTGGTCCGGCGACGGCGTGAGCGTCGTGGACGCGGCCGGCAGCGGGCTCGAGGCGGGCGCCGAGGTCCTGCGCCTCAACCCGGCGACCGGCGAGCTGACCGCCGTCGGCTCCGGGACGGCCGTGCTGCGGCTGACCGTCAACGGCGTCACCGAGGAGGTCACGGTGACGGTGCCCGAGGCCGAGGCGCCCGAGGCCGAGGCGCCCGAGTGCGAGGTGCCCGGTGAGGCGCCGACCACCGCTCCCGGCAGCTCGACCGGCAAGGCTCAGGCGATCGAGCGCGGCGCGGGCAACCCGCCGTGGGGTCGCTGCGAGGGGTGA
- a CDS encoding DUF6308 family protein has translation MTIDAPWVKAPATWPAVSTVVIGHARRQALIALSDDGPIPVGERLAAYYDVDGDHVGATFATMPPNDWHDITGADVLSVILVHGAIGPRAARRLLSGPHRGWTLTAMRDLPGRELLTADPDTLVAMEDFHLAVESTLASPTDADPSRWGTANKLCARKRPDLFPASDRNICRYLGLRDVREEWQVFRALMQDDDVRQAIEALPAAARSVSGDRQLQLDDSDLRLLDAALWTYTVGARPRPSRTRRRALLAQPDLPMS, from the coding sequence ATGACGATTGACGCACCGTGGGTGAAGGCACCCGCGACATGGCCGGCAGTGAGCACCGTGGTCATCGGCCACGCGAGACGGCAGGCCCTGATCGCGCTGAGCGACGACGGCCCGATACCGGTGGGTGAGCGGCTCGCCGCCTACTACGACGTGGACGGCGACCACGTCGGCGCCACTTTTGCCACGATGCCCCCGAACGACTGGCACGACATCACCGGCGCCGACGTGCTCTCCGTGATCCTCGTCCACGGCGCGATCGGCCCGCGTGCCGCCCGGCGGCTCCTCTCCGGTCCGCATCGCGGCTGGACGCTCACCGCGATGCGCGACCTCCCAGGCCGGGAGCTGCTCACCGCGGACCCGGACACGCTCGTTGCCATGGAGGACTTCCACCTCGCGGTGGAGTCGACCCTGGCCTCCCCGACGGACGCCGACCCGAGCCGCTGGGGCACCGCCAACAAGCTGTGCGCCCGCAAGCGCCCGGACCTGTTCCCGGCGAGCGACCGCAACATCTGTCGGTACTTGGGTCTCCGCGACGTCCGCGAAGAGTGGCAGGTCTTCCGGGCCCTGATGCAGGACGACGACGTCCGCCAGGCCATCGAGGCACTGCCAGCGGCTGCGCGCTCCGTCAGCGGCGACCGACAGCTGCAGCTGGACGATTCCGACCTCCGGCTGCTCGACGCCGCCCTGTGGACCTACACCGTCGGGGCACGCCCGAGGCCGAGCCGGACGCGTAGAAGGGCTCTACTTGCTCAGCCTGACCTACCGATGTCTTAG